The Enterococcus sp. 7F3_DIV0205 genome has a window encoding:
- the ilvB gene encoding biosynthetic-type acetolactate synthase large subunit, with the protein MAEQQRKMKNGSRILIDALLKQEVEMIFGYPGGAVLPLYDALYDGDIPHILTRHEQGAVHAAEGYAKATGKPGVVIVTSGPGATNAITGIADAMSDSIPMIVFTGQVLTDGIGKDAFQEADVIGLTMPITKNNYQVRETKELPRIIEEAFHIATTGRKGPVVIDLPKDITIMETDADIEVKLNLPSYQPTVKPNKLQVKKLMDALTTAKKPLVLVGAGVLHADAGKELVEFINKYQIPTLSSLLGLGAVPTTNELFLGMGGMHGSFAANMALTDCDFLINIGSRFDDRLASAPKEFAPNALIAHVDIDPAEIGKTIETQIPIVADAKETLKEMLKIEVECADTTDWRKLNLSRKKRHPFKYDKEQKAEIKPQKVIEFIGELTKGEAIVATDVGQHQMWAAQFYPFKNEKQLVTSGGLGTMGYGVPAAIGAKLGCPDKEVVLFVGDGGFQMTNQELAILNVYNIPIKIVILNNRSLGMVRQWQESFFGERRSESVFETQPDFVKMAEAYHIKGIRIEDPETVEAELTEAFKETGPLLIEVMVSPTEHVLPMVPAGKANYQMLGVD; encoded by the coding sequence ATGGCAGAACAACAGAGAAAAATGAAAAATGGTTCAAGGATTTTGATTGATGCGTTGTTGAAGCAAGAAGTAGAGATGATTTTTGGATATCCTGGTGGAGCAGTCCTTCCTTTGTACGATGCGTTGTATGACGGAGACATTCCTCATATTTTGACAAGACATGAACAAGGTGCCGTTCATGCGGCTGAAGGATATGCAAAAGCGACTGGCAAACCAGGAGTTGTCATCGTAACCAGTGGTCCAGGTGCAACAAATGCAATCACTGGTATTGCTGATGCGATGAGTGATTCAATTCCAATGATTGTTTTTACTGGACAAGTCCTCACTGATGGCATCGGTAAAGATGCGTTTCAAGAAGCCGATGTTATTGGGCTTACGATGCCAATTACAAAAAATAATTATCAAGTTCGGGAAACAAAAGAATTACCAAGGATCATTGAAGAAGCGTTTCATATAGCAACAACTGGTAGAAAAGGCCCCGTTGTGATCGATTTGCCAAAAGATATAACGATAATGGAGACCGATGCAGATATTGAGGTTAAACTGAACTTACCAAGCTATCAACCAACAGTTAAACCGAATAAACTTCAAGTAAAAAAATTAATGGATGCATTAACTACGGCAAAAAAACCATTAGTACTGGTTGGAGCAGGAGTCTTACATGCTGATGCTGGAAAAGAATTAGTAGAATTTATCAATAAATATCAAATACCAACATTAAGTTCGTTATTAGGGCTAGGAGCAGTTCCAACAACGAATGAGCTTTTTCTAGGAATGGGCGGTATGCATGGCTCGTTTGCAGCAAATATGGCATTGACTGATTGCGATTTTTTGATCAATATAGGTTCTCGTTTTGATGATCGTTTAGCTAGCGCACCAAAAGAATTTGCGCCAAATGCACTGATTGCTCATGTTGATATCGATCCAGCTGAAATTGGTAAGACGATTGAAACACAAATCCCAATCGTAGCAGACGCCAAAGAAACGCTGAAAGAAATGCTGAAAATCGAGGTAGAATGTGCAGATACTACAGATTGGAGAAAGCTTAATCTTTCAAGAAAAAAACGGCATCCATTTAAATATGATAAAGAACAAAAAGCAGAAATCAAACCGCAAAAGGTCATTGAGTTTATTGGAGAATTGACAAAAGGCGAGGCAATTGTTGCAACCGACGTAGGGCAGCACCAAATGTGGGCCGCTCAGTTTTATCCATTTAAAAATGAAAAGCAACTCGTTACAAGTGGTGGATTAGGAACAATGGGTTACGGCGTTCCAGCTGCAATCGGCGCAAAATTAGGCTGTCCTGATAAAGAAGTCGTCCTTTTTGTTGGTGATGGCGGATTCCAAATGACAAACCAAGAATTAGCAATTTTGAATGTATACAATATTCCGATCAAAATCGTAATCTTGAATAATCGCTCGCTAGGAATGGTGCGTCAATGGCAAGAAAGTTTCTTCGGTGAACGTCGTTCTGAATCAGTTTTTGAAACACAGCCGGATTTTGTGAAGATGGCAGAAGCATATCATATCAAAGGGATCAGAATAGAAGATCCAGAAACGGTAGAAGCTGAATTGACAGAAGCGTTTAAAGAGACAGGGCCTTTGTTGATCGAAGTTATGGTATCGCCAACGGAACATGTACTGCCAATGGTTCCAGCTGGTAAAGCCAACTATCAGATGCTGGGGGTGGACTAA
- the ilvN gene encoding acetolactate synthase small subunit — protein MRRIITATVNNNSGVLNRFSGVLTRRQVNIDSISVGPTELDNVSRITIVVQVADLNESEQVTKQLNKQIDVIKVSDITDEPHLERELALVKVNAPAAVRAELFSVIDPFRANVIDVGTRSVVIQVTGTSEKISAFVDVVAPYGIKQLARTGVTGFTRGNN, from the coding sequence ATGAGACGTATTATTACAGCAACTGTCAATAATAATTCTGGTGTCTTAAATCGCTTTAGTGGTGTGTTGACACGTAGACAAGTGAATATCGATAGCATCTCTGTAGGTCCGACAGAATTAGACAATGTTTCAAGAATCACGATCGTTGTCCAAGTGGCAGATTTAAATGAAAGTGAACAAGTGACCAAACAATTAAATAAACAAATCGATGTGATCAAGGTCTCCGATATTACGGATGAACCACATTTAGAAAGAGAATTAGCATTGGTTAAAGTCAATGCTCCAGCAGCTGTTCGAGCTGAACTATTCTCAGTGATCGATCCATTTAGAGCGAATGTTATCGATGTCGGTACACGTTCTGTCGTGATCCAAGTCACAGGTACCAGCGAAAAAATCAGTGCGTTCGTTGATGTTGTTGCACCATATGGCATCAAACAACTAGCGCGAACTGGTGTTACAGGTTTTACTAGAGGCAACAACTAA
- the ilvC gene encoding ketol-acid reductoisomerase — translation MAKVYYDNSVENNQLEGKTIAIIGYGSQGHAHAQNLRDNGNQVIIGIREGKSAEAARNDGFDVLSVEEASKKADVVMILAPDEIQGDLYDNEIAPNLEAGNALAFGHGFNIHFDVINPPKDVDVFLVAPKGPGHLVRRTFTEGFAVPALFAVYQDATGKASDVALSYAKGIGATRVGVLETTFKEETETDLFGEQAVLCGGLTSLIEAGFETLTEAGYQPELAYFEVCHELKLIVDLIYEGGFEKMRNSISNTAEYGDYVSGPRVVTAEAKANMKDVLTDIQNGKFAKGFIDDNKNGFKEFNQMRKENAGHPIEKVGAELRKMMPFVSRED, via the coding sequence ATGGCAAAAGTATATTACGATAACTCAGTAGAAAACAATCAATTAGAAGGAAAAACAATCGCAATTATCGGTTACGGTTCACAAGGACATGCACATGCGCAAAACCTTAGAGATAATGGCAATCAAGTAATCATCGGAATTCGTGAAGGAAAATCAGCAGAAGCTGCTCGTAATGATGGTTTTGATGTATTATCAGTTGAAGAAGCATCTAAAAAAGCAGATGTAGTCATGATTTTAGCTCCTGATGAAATTCAAGGAGATCTTTATGACAATGAAATTGCACCAAATTTAGAAGCAGGCAATGCGTTAGCATTCGGACATGGCTTCAATATTCATTTTGATGTAATCAACCCACCAAAAGATGTGGATGTTTTCTTAGTTGCTCCTAAAGGACCAGGACACCTTGTTCGTCGTACCTTTACAGAAGGATTTGCAGTACCAGCGTTATTTGCGGTTTATCAAGATGCAACAGGCAAAGCAAGTGATGTAGCCTTATCATACGCTAAAGGAATTGGCGCAACTCGTGTTGGTGTATTAGAAACTACATTCAAAGAGGAAACGGAAACGGATTTATTCGGCGAGCAAGCAGTATTATGTGGTGGTCTTACAAGCTTGATCGAGGCAGGTTTTGAAACGTTAACAGAAGCTGGTTACCAACCAGAATTAGCTTACTTTGAAGTATGTCATGAATTGAAATTGATCGTTGACCTTATTTATGAAGGAGGATTTGAGAAAATGCGTAATTCTATCTCAAATACTGCGGAATACGGAGATTACGTTTCAGGACCTCGCGTTGTTACAGCAGAAGCAAAAGCGAATATGAAAGACGTTTTAACAGATATCCAAAACGGCAAATTTGCTAAAGGATTTATCGATGATAATAAAAATGGCTTTAAAGAATTCAATCAAATGCGTAAAGAAAATGCTGGACACCCAATTGAAAAAGTTGGAGCAGAATTGCGTAAAATGATGCCGTTCGTTTCAAGAGAAGACTAA